Below is a genomic region from Methanococcus vannielii SB.
TAAACACAATTCCATATGCATTAATGTATCCAAATGATATAATCGTTTCATTAATTGGAGTATGGCTTGCAATAGTTGTTTTTAAAGTTTTTAATGAAGATATAAGTAATAAATACATAATTCAGATTCCCGACGCAATAGGGCTCTCTGCTTTTACCACTACAGGTGCAATGATTGCATTTAATTTTGAAGTTTCTTTTTTTGGAGTAATAATTCTTGCAACTCTTACGGGGGTTGGAGGAGGAATAATTAGCGACATATTATTACAAAAAACACCTTCCGCACTAACGGAGGATTTTTATGCGAGTTGTTCAATAATTGGTGCAGTTTCATTTTACCTCTGCATTTTATCAAATGTAAACTTTGAAATAAGTGCAGTTATCTGCAGCATCATAGTTTTAATGGTAAGAATTGTTGCAATACTTTGTAAATGGAGTCTTCCAAAATTTTATAGCGAAAAATAATATTATAACATAAGAAATATGCTCCACATATAGTC
It encodes:
- a CDS encoding trimeric intracellular cation channel family protein, whose protein sequence is MITENIFFIMNIIGLLAFAVVGSLKGIKKGLDLLGITVLGIMTALGGGITRDLLVNTIPYALMYPNDIIVSLIGVWLAIVVFKVFNEDISNKYIIQIPDAIGLSAFTTTGAMIAFNFEVSFFGVIILATLTGVGGGIISDILLQKTPSALTEDFYASCSIIGAVSFYLCILSNVNFEISAVICSIIVLMVRIVAILCKWSLPKFYSEK